The Euzebya rosea genome segment CGCTGCCCGACCCCGTCCCGCCGGTCCACGGGGTCGCGCTGGTCGCCGCCAGCCCGCAGGACGAGGACAAGATGGGCGGCGCCCTCCACAAGCTGCTGGCCGAGGACCGGTCGCTGCGGCTGGAACGCAACGACGAGACGCACCAGACGATCCTGTGGGGCGCCGGTGACACCCACCTCCAGGTGGTGCTGGACCGGATGGCCCGGCGGTACGGCGTCAGGCTGGAGACCGAGCCGGTCAGGGTCGCCTACCGCGAGACCATCACCCGCACGGTGGAGGTCGAGGGACGGCACAAGAAGCAGTCGGGCGGTCGCGGCCAGTTCGGCGTCGCCAACGTCCGCTTCGAACCCCTCCCGCCGGGCGAGGGGTACGTGTTCGAGTCCGAGGTGGTCGGCGGAGCCATCCCCAAGTCGCTGGTCCCCGCCGTCGGGGCGGGGATCGCCGAGGCCATGGCGAGGGGCGGCACCCACGGGTTCCCGCTGGTGGACCTCAAGGCCACGGTGACCGACGGCAAGTACCACTCCGTGGACTCCGACGAGATGAGCTTCAGGATGGCCGGCGCCCTCGCGCTGAAGGAGGCGTTGCCCGACGCCGGCACCGTCGTGCTCGAACCCATCAGCCACCTGGAGGTGACCGTCCCCGGCGAGCTGCAGGGCGAGGTGATGGGGGACCTGCAGCAACGTCGCGGCCAGCTCGAGGGCACCGAGCTCGGCAACGGCGGAGAGGTGATCGTCCTCGCGTCGGTCCCGACCTCGGAGATCCTTCGGTACGCCATCGACCTGCGGTCCTTCACCCACGGCCGGGGTCGGTTCGTCGCCCGGCACGACCGCTACCAGCCGTTGCCCGCGCACCTGGTCAGCCGGCTGACCGAGGGATGAGCCGACCGGACGGGGTGGGCGTGGCCCCGTCCGCCCCTCCCGGCCGGACAGCATCGCCGGATCGGCCGGCCCGATACCCTGCGTTGGATTGCCGAGTCGAACCCTGGCTCGGTCAGCAGCACCCTCAAGGAGCACGTCGACGTGCGCATCTTCGTCACCGGTGGGGCCGGCTTCATCGGCTCGAACTTCATCCGCTACGCCATGGCACAGGACAGCGATGTTCGGATCACGAACTTCGACAAGCTGACCTACGCCGGCAACCCCGCCAACCTGGCCGACCTCGCTGACGACCCGCGGTACGACTTCGTCAAGGGCGACATCTGTGACGGCGACCACCTGCGCGAGGTCCTGCCGGGGCACGACGCGGTGGTCAACTTCGCCGCGGAGTCCCATGTCGACCGGTCCATCACCGGGGGCGCGGAGTTCATGGTCGCCAACGTCGTCGGCGCGCAGACGATCTTCGACGTGGCGCGCAAGGCCGAGATCGGCAACTTCCTGCACATCTCCACCGACGAGGTCTACGGCTCGGTGGAGGAGCCCGACAGCTTCCGCGAGGGCGACGGCCTGGAGCCCAACTCGCCGTACTCGGTGTCCAAGGCGGCGGCCGACCTGCTGGCCCGCGCCTACAACGTGACCTACGGCTACCCGGTGACGGTGACCCGCACGGCCAACAACTTCGGGCCGTACCACTACCCCGAGAAGGTCATCCCGCTGTTCGTGTCCAACCTGATCGACGGCAAGAACGTGCCGTTGTACGGCGAGGGGCAGAACATCCGCGACTGGACCTACGTCATCGACAACGCTGCTGCCCAGTGGCTGGTCCTGACCCAGGGCACGCCGGGCGAGGTCTACAACGTCGGTGCCGGCAACGAGATCACCAACAAGCAGCTGACCTACGCCATCCTCGAGCGGTTCGGGCTGACCGGCGAGGCCGCCGACGCACGCATCGACTTCGTGGCCGACCGTCCGGGCCACGACCTGCGCTACAGCGTCGACACCACCAAGGTCCGCGAGCTCGGCTGGACGCCGGGCCACACCTTCGAGGAGGCGCTGGACGCCACCATCGCGTGGTACCGCGCCAACGAGGCCTGGTGGCGTCCCCTCAAGGAGGCCGGCGCGTCGGACCGTCGGGGGCTGGTCCGCCAGTGAAGGTCCTGATCACCGGGGCCAGCGGACAGCTGGGCCACGACCTGCAGCGCGCGTTCGCCGACGACCACGTCGTCGCGCTGGACCGTGCGTCGCTGGACGTGACCCGCGAGGCCGACGTGCAGGCCGCCGTCGCCGACCACCGTCCGGACCTCGTCGTCCACTCCGCCGCGTTCACCAAGGTCGACGCCTGCGAGACCGAGTCCGAGACGGCCTGGCAGGTCAACGCCACCGCCAGCTGGTGGGTGGCCCGTGCCTGCGAGACCGTCGACGCCGCCATGGTCTACATCTCCTCCGACTACGTCTTCGACGGCACGCTCGGCCGGCCCTACACCGAGTTCGACACCGTCAACCCACGGTCGATGTACGGTCGCTCCAAGGAGGCCGGCGAGCAGCTCGTCCGGCGTGCCCTCGACCGCCACTACATCGTGCGGACCTCGTGGGTGCACGGCGCCAACGGCGGGAACTTCGCCAAGACGATGCTGCGGCTGGGCCGCGAACGCGGGGCGGTCAGCGTGGTCGACGACCAGTGCGGGTCGCCCACGTTCACCTTCGACCTGGCACCGCAGATCCGCCGGCTGGCCGCCAGCGGCCGGCCCGGGACCTACCACCTGACCAACCGCGGCCACTGCACCTGGTTCGAGTTCGCCGCCGCGATCTTCGCCGAGGCCGGTCTGGACGTCGACCTGACCCCGACCGACACGGCGTCCTTCGGGGCCCCCGCGCACCGTCCGGCCTACTCGGTGCTCGACAACCTGATGGCCCGCCAGGTCGGCCTGCCCGACATGCCGCACTGGCAGGACTCCCTGAAGGTGCTGCTGCAGGAGATCGCGTGACCCACGCCGACCGGCCCTCCTCGCGGACGGCCGTCGTGGTGGTCAACCACAACACCCGGGACGACCTGCTGACCTGCCTGGACAGCTTGGGCGACGCGGGTGCCGACGAGATCGTCGTGGTCGACTCGGGGTCCGACGACGGGTCCCTCACGGCGGTGTCCCAGCGCCACCCCGACGTGCAACGGGTGGCCCTGCCGAACCTGGGCTTCGGTCGTGCGGCCAACGTCGGCGTGCGCGCGTGCGAGGCCGAGGTCGTCGTCGTCACCAACGCCGACACGGTCTTCACCCCGGGATCGATCGCGCGGCTCGGGGCCTACGTGCTCGACCGTCCCGACGTCGGTGCCGCGGGACCCAAGGTGGTGTTCCCCGACGGGCGCCTGCAGCTGTCCGCGCGGGCGTTCCCCGACATCCCGACCGCGATCGGGCATGCGCTGCTCGGGCTGGTCTGGCGCGACAACCCCTGGACCCGGCGGTACCGCCTGACCGACTGGGACCACGAGAGCGAACGCGACGTCGACTGGTTGTCGGGCTGCTGCGTGGCGCTCCGCCGGACCGCCTTCGAGGAGGTCGACGGCTTCGACCCGGCCTACTTCATGTTCGTGGAGGACGTCGACCTGTGCTGGCGCCTCGGCACGGCCGGCTGGCGCGTCGTCTTCACGCCGGTGGCCGAGGTGCAGCACGCCGTCGGCGGGTCGGTGGGGCGCAAGCGGGTCCGCATGGTCGCCGAACACGCCCGTTCGCTGGACCGTTTCTTCGCGCGCCGCTACCGCACGGGCCTGCTGACCCGCGGCCTGATCCGCCTCGGCCTGCTCGGCTGGGCCGGCTCGGTCATCGCCTGGTCCCAGCTCCGCGGTCGCACCCACGGCCAGGCCGCCTGACCGTCCCTCCCCTCCGCCTGGGCGTTTCGGTCCCCGGGGGTGCGGCCGGCACCGGCCTGGCTGATGGATCTTGACCCACTCGGGGCCGTCGGGTGGCCGACATGGGTCACGATCCGTCGGCTGGACGCAGGGTTCGAGGCCGTAGGGGCGACCGTTGGGTACGAATCCGTCTGCGCCTGGGTCAAGATCCGTCGGGCGGGGGGTCGGGGGGTCGGGGGTCGGGGGTCGGGGTGGCCGTCCGGGCGTATCGGTCGGATGACCGGCAGCGTCACAGCTGACGAGCGGCCATGATCCCGCTCGAGGGCCTTGACAACGTGAGTCACACTAAGGCTCAGTACTTCACTGCCGTTAACAACAGTCACATGCGAATCACCGCCACCCTTCCCCGTGTGCGCCGCGCGACCCTGCTGGTCGTGATGGCGCTTGCTTGCGTGTTCGCGTCCGTGCCGACAGCCATGGCCGGGCAGGGGGCACCGCCGACGACGGACCTCACCGGCTACGTCGACCGGACCCCGCCGCCGGCCCAGTTCGCCCAGGGGGGATGCATGCCGGCAGGTGGCAGCGCGATCCCCGACCCCGAGCTGCCCGGCGGGGAGTTCGTCCTCGTGGGCGGTGGCTGGGGCCACGGCGCGGGGATGAGCCAGTACGGCGCCCAGGGCGCGGGGTTGCTCGGGTGCACGGCGACCCAGATCCTCACCACCTACTTCCCGGGCACGACCATCCAGGCCGTCCCGCAGCCCGACCTCGTGGTCATCGGCCTGGGCACCGGGATGCCGAAGGCCACCTACACCGCAGAGCGCGGCACGATCCCCTACCGCCTGTGCCACTACCAGAGCGGGGAGTGCACCGACCTGCCGACCAGCCAGCCCGAGGGCAGCACATGGCGGGTCGACGTCACCCCCGAGGCGACCTACCGCATCACCGACACCGGCAACGGCGCGGTCGTCTGGGAGGGCGGGGACAAGGAGTGGAACCTCCGCACCGTCCTCAGCCCCGACCCGTCGGTGAACCGCCGCGTGCACGTCGCCGAGGTCGGCCACACCTACCGCTGGGGAACCCTCCAGCTGGACTCGGTCCTGACGGGCGCCTCCGAGGCGTACCTGACGCTCGAGTTCACCGACATGGACCTGTACCTGCGCGGCCTGGCGGAGGTGCCGATCTCGTGGCCCGACGCGACCCTGCAGGCCCAGGTCATCAGCGGTCGGTCCTACGCCCTGGCCCGCATCCAGGCCCTCGGCATCCGCACGGACTGCCGGTGCCACCTGTACTCCACACCCCGTGACCAGAACTACGAGGGGTGGGACCTGGAGTCCGCCGACAGCCAGGGCAAGTGGGTCAACGCCGTCAACGCCACGTCCGGGCAGATCTTGACCCACAACGGCAGCATCGCCGAGACCTTCTACTCCTCCAGCCACGGTGGCCACTCCGAGTCCTCCCGATTCGTCTTCGGCGGCGAGCTGCCCTACGTGCAGCCCGTGGACGACAGCCGTTGGGACCTGGCCAGCAGCAACCCGCTGCGCCGCTGGACGGCCGCCTTCACCGCCGACGAGCTCGGGAGCCGCGCGGGAGTGGGGAGGGCCACGTCGATGCGCCTGCTCGAGCCCCGCGGTGCCGCCGGTCGCATCGGCTCGCCGAGCCGTGGCTACGGTGGCGTGGAGGTCACCGGGACCACCGGCACCGTCGTGCTCTCCGGTGACCAGCTGAAGTCCCGGCTCGGCCTTCGCTCGACGCTCGTCGACGTGCGCAGCCAGCCCGGTGGTGGTGGGCCCGACCCCGAGCCGACCCCATCACCCACCCCGACCCCCAGCCCACAGCCGCCCCCCGGTGAGGTGCCCGACAGCATCGCCCGGGTCGCGGCCAGCGACCGGATCGGCACCGCCGTCCAGGTCTCTGCCTTCGGCTGGGACGCCGCGTCGGATGTCGTGATCGCCGCCTCCGATAGGTTCCCCGACGCCCTTGCCGGCGTCGCGCTCGCTGCCAGCCTCGAGGCGCCGCTGCTGCTGTCGAGCACCGCCGAGCTGTCACCGGCCACCGAAGTGGAGATCCGCCGGCTGGGGGCCACGACCGCATGGCTGCTGGGCGGCAACAGCGCCCTGTCGACCGCCGTGCGTGGTGACCTGGCGGACATGGGGCTGACCACACGACGCCTCGCCGGCGACAACCGGTTGGAAACGGCGGCCGCCATCGCCGGCGCCGCCGTCGGGACCGCCGACGAGGTCACGCTGGCCCCGGCCGGGGACTGGCCCGACGCCGTGAGCGCATCCTCCCTGGCGGCGTTGGTCGACGGCCCGCCGACCCTGCTGTCGGGCCGCGACCGGGTCGAGGACGCCACCATCGACGCGCTGGAGGACCTGGGCGCCCGCACCGTCACGATCATCGGCGGCACGGCCGTCATCGGACCGTCGGTGGTCAGCCAGCTCGAGGGCCTCGGGTACGAGGTCCGACGCCTGGCCGGCTCCAACCGGTTCTCGACGTCCACCGCCGTCGCCGACGAGGCGCTGGCACAGCGCACCGGGGACGTCACGCTCGTGATCGCCTCGGCCTCCGGCTTCGCCGACGCGCTGCCGGCGGGCGCGCTGGCCGCCCGGCGGTCGGGCGTGCTCGTCCTGGCGCCGAGGGACTCGATGGCCGACGCCCCGGACGTCGCCAGGTTCGTGGAGTCCCGGGTCAGCCGGGTTGCCGACGGCGTCGTCGTGGGCGGCACCGGCGTGATCTCGACGACGGTGGAGACCCAGCTGGAGCAGGTGCTGGCCCGGCGGTGACCGTCGGTCCCGCCGACGTCGGCGTCATCGTCCCGGCCCGCCACGCCGCGGGCACGCTGGCCCGAGCCGTCGAGTCGGCGCTGGGCGAGGGCGTGGGGGCCGTCGTGATCGCGGTCGACCCGGCCGATGCCCCCACCGGTCGTGCCGCTGCGGGCCTGGCGGAGGCGTATCCGTCGGTCAGCGTCGTGGACAACCCGGGCGGGGCGACCCCCACCGGTCTCAACGCCGGGATCGCGGCCCTGCCACACCGGGTGGTCGCGAGGCTGGATGCCCACGCGACGTTTCGTCCCGGCTACGTGCGTGCGGCCCTGACCGCGTTGGAGGAGGGTGCGGCGGTCGTCGGGGGACTGCAGCGTTCGGTCGGCACGTCCCCGGTCGGCCGCGCCACCGCAGCAGCCATGGGTACCTGGCTCGGGTCGGGCGGGGCACGGCACCGGACGGGCGCCACCTCGGGGCCGAGCGAGACCGCCTACCTCGGGGTCTTCGATCGTGCGTGGCTGGACCGTGTCGGTGGCTACGACCCCTCCCTGGCCCGCAACCAGGACTACGAGATCTGCCACCGGATCGAGCAGGCCGGTGGCCTGGTCTGGTTCACCCCGGACATGGAGGCCACCCACGAGCCCCGCGACAGGTGGATCGACCTGGCCGCGCAGTACCACGACTTCGGCCGCTGGAAGCGCCATGTCATGGCCACCGCGCCCGGGTCGATCCAGCCTCGTCAGCTGGCCGCCCCGGCGCTGGTGCTGGGGTTGATCGGTTCGGTCGTCCTGGCCGGTCGTCGGCCGTGGCTGGCATCCGTCGTCCCCTCGGCATGGCTGCTCGCCGTCGCCGCGACCGCCGCGACCGCCGACCCGGCGGCCGGCGATCCGGCGGCTGGCGATCCGGCGGCTGGCGATCCGGCGGCTGGCGATCCGGCGGCTGGCGATCCGGCCGGCGATCCGGCCGGGGCCGACCGGTCGACGGCGGGCGATCGTGTCCGGATCGGCGTGGCGCTGGCGGTGATGCACCTCGCGTGGGGCGCCGGCTTCTGGCGGGGCGGTCGTGGAGGGGATCGTCGCTCGGCGGGTCGCCTCAGCGCTCGTTGTGGCAGCTGACCGGATCCGGGGCCACGGCGACGACGTCGCATGCCTGCTCGCGCGTGGCGTCCGACACGCCCGGGGGGGAGGTCGTTTCCACCTCGAGGCCAGCGATCCCGACCGTGCTGTCGGGCTCCTGCGCCGGGGGTTCGCTGCTGAGGTACACCCTGGGGACGTCGATCACGTCGGGGCGACCATCGTCGGGAGCCCCCCTCGGGGGGTCGTCGACCCGTTGCCCGGACGGGGGTTGGATGGTGGACGCCTCCCGCTGATGGTCGACCGGGGCGGACTGCGTGGCCGCAGGGGATGCCGACCCCGGCCTGCGGTGGGTCAGCGTGGACGTGACCGCCCCCTCGGGTGACGAAGCCCGTTCGGAGATCGCGATGTCGCTGCCGGCGATGCCCCCAGCGATCGCGGCGACCACCGCGACGGGTGCGAGCACCATGGCGACGGTCGACACGTCCGCTCGAAGGACGTCGGCCACCTGCGTGCGCCAGGTCAGCACCTGCACGGGGACGACCCCACGCAGCGATCGGGCGAACGCCGTCCGTCGGGCGCGTCCACGCGCCCGGTGGATGCGGACCTTGATCGCGCCCACGGAGGTGCCGAACTCGCGAGCGATCTCGGCGAGCGGTCGGCCGTCCATGTAGTGCGCGCGCAGCATGGCCGCGTCGCTGCCGTTGACGTGGGACAGCAGGGCGTCCACATCGATGCGGGTCGTGACGGACTCGGCGTGGTCGGCCTGGGCGAACCGCGCGGGCACCTCGGCCATCGACGACTCGCGGTGGACGACCGGACGGCGCAGCGCGCTGATGGCGGTGTTGCGCGCGACGGTGGCCAGCCACGGGGCCAGCCGATCCCGGTCCCACAACCGCTCGGCGTGCTGGAACAGCGTGGCGAACGTCTCGCTGGTCAGGTCATCGGCCATCCCTCGTGGGCCGTGCGCCACGCAGACGCGGTGCACCAACGAGCGGTGGCGGTGGTAGAGCAGTGCGAAGGCGTCCTCGTCCCCGCCTGCGGCATGGCGGAGGAGGGCGCCGTCGTCGATCTCGTTCGGCGCGGGCCAGGGGGCGGTCATCGGCGGACCCACGAGGTGGCGGCGTACAGGGGCATCCCTGTTGAGTTCGCCGTGCAACCCATGTTTCCTCCCGACGCCCAGAACTTCTGCCCCGGATGTCGGATCAGGGCTCGGGGGAGGCGGCCAGGACGTCTCGGTACACCTGCCTGATCCGTTCGTCGGGCCAGCCGAAGCGCTCGCGGACGGCGTCCGCCCCGCGCACCGCAGCCTCCCTGAGGGCCGGATCGGTTGCGGTGGCCAGGCCACGAGCCAGCTGGTCGACATGGCCCGGGGGGACCAGCACCACGCCCGGCAGCCTCCCGACGACCTCGGCGGTACCGGGCAGGTTCGAGGCCACGACGGGTACCCCGACCGCCAGGTACTCCAGCACCTTCGTCGGGAGGGACCGTCGGTACGCGGGGTGGTCGGTCAACGGACAGGCTGCGACCTCGGCCACGGCCACCCGCCGCAGCGCGTCGGGCAACGCCATCCAGCCGTGGACCTCCAATGCCACGCCGAGCGCGTCGGCTCGGCGCCGCAGGGTGTCGGCGAGGTCCGGCGCACACCGACCGATCAGGTGCAGGGGCCGCCCGGGCAGCCCCGAGGCCACGGCGTCCAGCAGCACGACCACGCCTCGGGCCGTGGTCACGTCCCCGAGGTAGACGACCCCGCCCTCGGTGGTGCTGCGCGTCGGTGACGGCAGGACGTCGACGAGCAGGTGGTTCGGCAGCACCGGGTGGGCACGTCGGAAGTCGCGGGCGTACCCCTCCTCGGCCAGCGTGACCACGACCCACCGCTCGACCATGTGCAGGAGCCGGCGGGTCAGCCAGGGCCCCACGCGGGCCCGAACGGCCGTGGCCGGCGATCGTCCACCGGTCGCCGGCTCGGTGACCCGACGGGACAGGCCCGCACGGACCGGCAGGTCCTCGTGCACGTCGAACACCACCGGTATCCGGCGCAGCAGCCGGGCCACCAGCGCGACGGGCAGCAGCTCGGGGTCGTGGATGGAGACGAGGTCCACGTCACCTCGCAGCATCTCGCGCAGCGCGGCGATCGCCCTGCGCGGTCTCGAGCCCCTCAGCACCACCGGGTCGATCCCCCACGTGTCGCTCGGGCCGGGGGCACGCGTCGCCAGCCGGACCGCGACGTCCTTCGCCAGGCTGGCCGCGGTCTTGTACCGGATGCGTGGGTCGTCGGGTGGGTGCACGGTCGTGACCACTAGCACCCGAGGGCGGGAGGGGGACGTCGGGCTCACCACGGGGCCGGCGTGATGAGGACGGGATCCGGCAGCGGTCCCTCGGGGCCGATGACCACGACGCGCTTCGGGCGGTAGCGTCGCTCCACGGCGTCCATTCGGGACCGCCGCAGGGCGTCTGCGTTGAGGCCGAACCGCGCGTAGTCCGTGGCGGGGGGCACCCACTCGATGACCTGATCGGCCATGTCGCCCGGGAGGGGGGTGTCGACCAGCCAGACCGAACGGACCGGCACGTCGGACAGGCCGTCGACGGCACGACGGAGCCTGGCCGGGTCACATCCCACGGCGACGACCAGGACGACCGGATGGTCCAGCGGGCCGGGCACGCGGACCCGTCCGCCGGTCGGGCCGTCCAGTCCCGGCCAGCGCCCGCGAATCCGGGCCACGACGTCGCGCAGCCGGTCGGCCAACCCGCCGGGCAACGCCGCCAGCAGCAGGCCGTAGACCGTGCGAAGTCCCGTCCGGACAGCGCTCGGCATCGTCGGACTGCTCATGCGACGGGCTTCCTGCCGGGGTGGCGGGTCAGCTCCCTGATCAGGTCCGCTGCGCGGGTCGCCCCCTGCGGGACCGGTCGTGCGGCCATGCGTTCGACCAGCGCCGAACGGTCGTCCAGCGCCTTGTCGAGCGCCGCCTCTGGGCCCGATCCACCCTCACCGGCTCGGCCGGACGCTCCCGTCGAGTCCCACAGCACCGCCAGGCCCTGCTGCTCCAGGCCGGCTGCGCGGGCCAGCTGGTCGTCCACCGCAGCTGCTGGGTTCGGCACCAGGATCGACGGCGTCCGACAGGCCACCGCCTCGACGACGGAGTTGTATCCGGCAGCGAGGACCGCGACGTCGAAGGCCGCCAACGCCGGGGCCAGCGGGTACCGCTGGCGGACCAGCGCCCCCCGCACGGTGGGCGGCGACACGAGGGGAGAGGCGGCGACCACCGGGACCAGTCCCCGATCGCGCATGGCGGTCACCAACGGCCCGGCGGTGTGGGCAAGTGGACCTGCCAGGCCAGTTCCCAGGGAAATCAGGCCGTAGCGCTGGTCAGCGGGCAGCCCCAGGTCGGCCACCGCCTGATCCCGGGTTCGCAGGTCCCGGTGGTCGTGCAGCAGGACGGGGCCGACCCCCCGGACGGGGACACCGTCGGAGGAGCCCGCCACGACCACGGCTGTCGGGTCGTCGTCGCCGACAGCACGGTCCACCTCGCCGGGTTCGACCACCATCGAGAAGCCCGCGGCCGTCGCGGCAGGTCGGGCGTCGGCCCGCCATCGTCCTCGGCGGACCCAGGCGAACGGCGGCGCATCCTCCTCCGCCATGACCTGTCGCACCCCCCGGTACGGGGCGACGCCGTCGAAGACCACCGCCGAGACGTGATGGACCTCGATCAGGTGGCGCAGCTGGTCGGCGAGCAGTCGTTGCCAGTGCCACCGCTCGAGCGGGGTCGAGGCGTAGGACGGGATGTGCTCGACCAGGAACCCCATCCGCCGGAGCGGGTCGATCAGCGGCGAGAGGACGCACAGGATGGGCATGGCCCCTGCCTCGCCCAGTCGACGAGCGATGGCGGCGGCACGGGTCATGTGCCCCAGGCCCATCCCGTTGGAGGGGACGAACAGGACACGCGGCCCGTCGGCCCTGCCGATCACGTCCCCCGAGGTCACATCCGGTTGGCGCGGACCCACTCGATGGTGCGCATCAGTCCGTCGTCGATGTCGACCTCGGGCTTCCAGTCGAGCTCGCGGCGGGCGATCGTCGTGTCCGGCTGGCGGACCTTCGGGTCGTCGACCGGCATCGGCTCGTGGACGATGCCCGGCGACACGCCGGCCAGCTTCTGGATGCGCTGGGCGACCTCGAGGATGGTCATCTCGTGCTGGTTGCCGATGTTGACCGGGGTGGCGTCGTAGTCGCTGGACAGCAGGCGCAGCAACCCCTCCACCAGGTCGTCGACGTAGCACAGCGACCGGGTCTGCTGTCCGTCGCCGAACACCGTGAGGGGCTCGCCACGAAGGGTCTGCGCGATGAACGTGGGTACCGCACGCCCGTCGTCCATGCGCATCCTCGGCCCGAAGGTGTTGAAGATGCGCGGCACCCGCACCTCCATGTCGTGGGAGCGGTGGTAGGCGAAGGTCAGGGCCTCGGCGAAGCGCTTGGCCTCGTCGTAGACCCCTCGCGGGCCGATCGGGTTGACGTTGCCCCAGTAGGACTCCGGCTGCGGGTGGATGTCGGGATCGCCGTAGACCTCGCTGGTCG includes the following:
- a CDS encoding UDP-glucuronic acid decarboxylase family protein, whose product is MTYDLTVFDGATAVITGGAGFLGSHLSHRLLDLGARVVVMDNLSTGSASNIEDLLGHDRFSFMRYDVTEYIHVGGSVDFVLHWASPASPIDYLKLPIQTMKVGALGTHKALGLARAKGARFMLASTSEVYGDPDIHPQPESYWGNVNPIGPRGVYDEAKRFAEALTFAYHRSHDMEVRVPRIFNTFGPRMRMDDGRAVPTFIAQTLRGEPLTVFGDGQQTRSLCYVDDLVEGLLRLLSSDYDATPVNIGNQHEMTILEVAQRIQKLAGVSPGIVHEPMPVDDPKVRQPDTTIARRELDWKPEVDIDDGLMRTIEWVRANRM